In Arthrobacter sp. B3I9, the following are encoded in one genomic region:
- a CDS encoding DUF1295 domain-containing protein, whose protein sequence is MPHFPLDAFLSSLPWTAGGLAVLLAGTFALAVRQNRHSVMDAAWGLGFVLVTAISWLLSAGEGDDGRRLLLLVLVAVWGLRLSVHIGLRALGGHEDPRYVDLLASAPGSRNAYALRRVYLPQGLVLFFVSLTVQVGMFSTGSLGWVAVPGVLLWLLGAVFETVGDRQLAQFKADPARRGTVLSTGLWRYTRHPNYFGDAAVWAGLFLVAADSWPGVLTVLSPALMIWTLAGKTGKPLTEKAMSGRPGYQEYIESTPGFLPLPPQRRAPGRRR, encoded by the coding sequence ATGCCCCACTTCCCCCTGGACGCCTTCCTGTCCAGCCTGCCCTGGACAGCCGGCGGGCTCGCGGTGCTGCTGGCAGGCACGTTCGCCCTCGCTGTGCGGCAGAACCGGCACTCCGTCATGGACGCCGCCTGGGGGCTGGGTTTCGTCCTGGTCACGGCAATCTCCTGGCTGCTCTCGGCGGGCGAGGGCGACGACGGGCGCCGCCTGCTGCTGCTGGTCCTCGTGGCCGTCTGGGGCCTGCGGCTCAGCGTCCATATCGGTCTGCGCGCCCTGGGCGGGCACGAGGACCCGCGCTACGTGGACCTGCTTGCGTCGGCCCCCGGCTCCCGCAACGCCTACGCCTTGCGCCGGGTCTACCTCCCCCAGGGCCTGGTGCTGTTCTTCGTGTCCCTCACCGTCCAGGTGGGCATGTTCAGCACCGGCAGCCTGGGCTGGGTGGCGGTGCCGGGCGTCCTGCTCTGGCTCCTGGGCGCCGTGTTCGAGACGGTCGGCGACCGGCAGCTGGCGCAGTTCAAGGCCGATCCGGCCCGGCGTGGCACCGTCCTCAGCACCGGGCTCTGGCGCTACACGCGCCACCCGAACTACTTCGGTGACGCCGCCGTCTGGGCCGGCCTGTTCCTGGTGGCCGCCGACTCCTGGCCAGGCGTCCTGACCGTCCTCTCCCCTGCCCTGATGATCTGGACACTCGCCGGAAAGACCGGCAAGCCACTGACCGAGAAGGCGATGTCCGGCCGGCCAGGCTACCAGGAGTACATAGAGTCAACGCCCGGTTTCCTGCCGTTGCCACCGCAGCGGCGCGCGCCCGGCCGGCGCCGATAA
- a CDS encoding multidrug effflux MFS transporter, whose translation MTTPSTPGDSLSRRRKLLYILMLGALTALGPFTVDLYLPAFPALEADLGVSEAAVQLTLTGTTVGFALGQLVVGPLSDKFGRRTPLIMATALHITASLGAALSSDIATLGIFRVLMGIGAAGGGVVAMAMVRDLFTGYAMVRMFSRMALVNGLAPILAPVIGSQLLLLTPWPGIFVFLASYGTCVIIAAVFVVRETLPKELRGKTGMTARQRYGVLFKDRVFVGLLMLGGMNFAGLFTYLSASPFLFQNVYGFSPQQYGLLFGINSLGIVAGVQTSSRLIRIVPPQWILACSTAWMFLMALLIVIFDQLGFGLWGVMVPLWFYILGAGFTFPCVQVLALAKHGAQAGTAASLLGAATFMMAGLISPVVGWLGLGSATPMGAVQAACILLAAAALWLVVRPRTVPSIH comes from the coding sequence GTGACTACACCCTCCACTCCCGGCGATTCGCTGAGCCGCCGTCGCAAGCTCCTCTACATCCTCATGCTTGGCGCGCTGACGGCCTTGGGGCCGTTCACGGTGGACCTGTACCTGCCGGCGTTCCCGGCATTGGAGGCAGACCTCGGCGTTTCCGAAGCGGCCGTGCAGCTGACCCTGACCGGCACAACCGTGGGCTTCGCCCTGGGCCAGCTCGTGGTGGGGCCGCTGAGCGACAAGTTTGGCCGGCGGACTCCGTTGATTATGGCCACGGCGCTGCACATCACCGCCTCGCTGGGAGCCGCCTTGTCCTCAGATATCGCCACTCTGGGAATCTTCCGTGTCCTGATGGGTATCGGCGCTGCCGGCGGCGGAGTGGTGGCCATGGCGATGGTCCGTGACCTCTTTACCGGCTATGCCATGGTCCGGATGTTTTCCAGGATGGCGCTCGTTAACGGGCTCGCACCGATCCTGGCCCCCGTGATCGGTTCGCAGCTGCTGCTGCTGACGCCGTGGCCGGGCATTTTCGTTTTCCTGGCAAGCTACGGGACGTGTGTGATCATCGCGGCGGTCTTCGTGGTCCGGGAAACCTTACCGAAAGAGCTGCGCGGCAAGACCGGGATGACGGCCCGGCAGCGCTACGGCGTCCTGTTCAAGGACCGGGTCTTCGTGGGCCTGCTGATGCTGGGCGGCATGAATTTCGCGGGCCTGTTCACGTACCTTTCCGCCTCGCCGTTCCTCTTCCAAAACGTCTACGGCTTCAGTCCGCAGCAGTACGGGCTGCTCTTCGGCATCAACTCGCTGGGCATCGTCGCGGGCGTCCAGACCAGCTCGCGGCTGATCCGCATCGTCCCGCCGCAGTGGATCCTGGCGTGCTCCACGGCCTGGATGTTCCTCATGGCCCTGCTGATCGTTATTTTCGACCAGCTTGGCTTCGGCCTGTGGGGGGTCATGGTGCCGCTCTGGTTCTACATTCTCGGTGCCGGCTTCACCTTTCCCTGCGTCCAGGTCCTGGCGCTGGCCAAGCACGGCGCGCAGGCAGGAACCGCGGCTTCCTTGCTCGGAGCGGCGACCTTCATGATGGCCGGCCTGATCTCCCCTGTGGTCGGCTGGCTGGGCCTTGGCTCCGCAACCCCGATGGGCGCAGTACAGGCCGCCTGCATCTTGCTGGCCGCGGCCGCCCTCTGGCTCGTAGTCCGTCCGCGGACCGTCCCCTCGATCCACTAG
- a CDS encoding GNAT family N-acetyltransferase — protein MAIEYREWREGDDLALMEIWGDPETVQAGQFRGTLAPSGNSPWRRCIVAEDVVDGVAIPVAAGVVHEASLHPERLWAYIEVDRHHRRTGVGSTLLTMLRHEAEQSPSGITRLRCKVEPGTPGAAFAAAAGLEPIQRSRLVVVEPGALKLPVFGDGSEAAAAEQVEDLATGSVELSDVVGRYYTVVHAWDSPGDLSIATVQRLFLNELSGAHGAIVLRAPKSSAFGEGVPASKKGRIEAFAVSYAELAPAAGEEPAQAASGQPTEVFLGHEPQLSLEEARASVRDLLALIAFQHPVLLELDDSMAALLGVVEPLLHNGKARVQGAETLVVSDPA, from the coding sequence GTGGCGATTGAATACCGTGAGTGGCGCGAGGGCGACGACCTTGCCCTGATGGAAATCTGGGGCGACCCGGAGACCGTGCAGGCCGGCCAGTTCCGCGGCACGCTGGCGCCCTCGGGCAATTCCCCGTGGCGCCGCTGCATCGTGGCCGAGGACGTCGTCGACGGCGTCGCGATTCCGGTCGCTGCCGGCGTCGTCCATGAGGCGTCGCTGCATCCGGAACGGCTCTGGGCCTACATCGAGGTCGACCGGCACCACCGCCGCACGGGCGTCGGGTCCACGCTGCTGACCATGCTCCGGCACGAAGCGGAGCAGTCGCCGTCGGGCATCACCCGGCTGCGCTGCAAAGTGGAGCCGGGCACGCCCGGCGCCGCCTTCGCCGCGGCGGCCGGCCTGGAGCCGATCCAGCGTTCCCGCCTTGTTGTGGTGGAACCGGGGGCCCTGAAGCTGCCGGTCTTCGGCGACGGTTCCGAAGCTGCCGCCGCGGAGCAGGTCGAGGACCTCGCCACCGGGTCGGTGGAACTGAGCGACGTCGTCGGCCGGTACTACACGGTGGTGCACGCCTGGGACAGCCCGGGCGACCTGAGCATCGCCACGGTGCAGCGGTTGTTCCTGAACGAACTCAGCGGTGCCCATGGCGCGATCGTGCTCCGGGCCCCGAAGTCCAGTGCTTTCGGCGAAGGGGTGCCGGCCAGCAAGAAGGGCCGGATCGAGGCGTTTGCCGTCAGTTACGCGGAGCTTGCCCCCGCCGCGGGGGAGGAGCCGGCGCAGGCCGCGTCCGGCCAGCCGACCGAGGTTTTCCTCGGCCACGAGCCGCAGCTCTCCCTGGAGGAAGCGCGGGCTTCCGTGCGCGACCTGCTGGCGCTGATCGCGTTCCAGCACCCGGTGCTGCTGGAACTGGACGATTCCATGGCCGCGCTGCTCGGCGTCGTCGAACCGTTGCTGCACAACGGCAAGGCGCGGGTCCAGGGCGCCGAGACCCTGGTGGTCTCCGACCCGGCCTGA
- the dusB gene encoding tRNA dihydrouridine synthase DusB translates to MTVVATPPAPKLELPPLKLGQITVDTPVILAPMAGITNSAFRRLCREYGGGLYVAEMVTSRALVERTPESLRIISHDDDEKVRSVQLYGVDPVTVGQAVRMLVEEDRADHIDLNFGCPVPKVTRRGGGSALPWKIDLFTSIVQTAVKEASKGNVPLTIKMRKGIDEDHLTYLDAGRIARDSGVAAVALHGRTAAQFYSGQADWSAIARLRDALPDIPVLGNGDIWSAEDAVRMVRETGVDGVVVGRGCQGRPWLFGDLMAAFEGSDQRHKPNLRQVAEGVYRHAELMVETFGNDEGKALREIRKHVAWYFKGYVVGSELRTKLALVTSLEELRGTLDQLDLESPYPGVDAEGPRGRAGSPKKPALPKDWLLNRTMDAEQSREISHAELDVSGG, encoded by the coding sequence GTGACTGTTGTAGCAACGCCTCCCGCCCCCAAGCTGGAACTCCCGCCCCTGAAGCTGGGCCAGATCACGGTGGACACCCCCGTGATCCTTGCCCCCATGGCCGGAATAACCAACTCCGCCTTCCGCAGGCTGTGCCGCGAATACGGCGGCGGACTGTACGTCGCGGAGATGGTCACCTCGCGTGCCCTCGTTGAGCGCACGCCGGAGTCGCTGCGCATCATTTCGCACGACGACGACGAGAAGGTCCGCTCGGTGCAGCTCTACGGCGTGGACCCGGTGACTGTCGGCCAGGCCGTCCGGATGCTCGTCGAGGAGGACCGGGCGGACCACATCGACCTCAACTTCGGCTGCCCCGTACCCAAGGTGACCCGGCGCGGTGGCGGTTCGGCCCTGCCCTGGAAGATCGACCTTTTCACCTCGATCGTCCAGACCGCCGTGAAGGAAGCCTCCAAGGGCAACGTCCCGCTGACCATCAAGATGCGCAAGGGCATCGACGAGGACCACCTCACCTACCTTGACGCCGGCCGCATCGCCCGTGATTCCGGAGTAGCCGCCGTCGCACTCCACGGCCGCACAGCGGCCCAGTTCTACTCCGGCCAGGCCGACTGGTCCGCCATCGCCCGCCTGCGCGACGCGCTTCCGGATATCCCGGTGCTTGGCAACGGCGACATCTGGTCCGCCGAGGACGCCGTCCGCATGGTCCGCGAGACGGGCGTCGACGGCGTCGTCGTTGGCCGCGGCTGCCAGGGCAGGCCCTGGCTGTTCGGCGACCTCATGGCAGCCTTCGAAGGCAGCGACCAACGGCACAAGCCGAACCTGCGCCAGGTGGCCGAAGGTGTGTACCGGCACGCCGAGCTGATGGTTGAAACCTTCGGCAACGACGAAGGCAAGGCACTCCGCGAGATCCGCAAGCACGTGGCCTGGTATTTCAAGGGCTACGTGGTCGGCAGCGAGCTGCGGACCAAGCTGGCCTTGGTGACCAGTCTCGAAGAGCTCCGTGGCACGCTCGACCAGCTGGACCTCGAGTCACCCTACCCGGGTGTAGACGCCGAAGGCCCCCGCGGCCGCGCGGGCTCGCCCAAAAAGCCGGCGCTGCCCAAGGACTGGCTGCTGAACCGCACCATGGACGCGGAGCAGTCGCGCGAGATCAGCCACGCCGAACTGGATGTGTCCGGTGGCTGA
- a CDS encoding YibE/F family protein: MGAGHAHAPGERAEPTLQALAARKKANQILAAVLIPLTLLTLAAMAMLWPSGSKEGITLASPYAAAPGVTFDTGKIQRVVTGSCMDGADAGGQAGDPGQVPAAGDGAPGQGSQCMFAFTEPDKGGNPVKVVINPDVAKSHGVKVGDTIRYLNLSKAQGASASQGTPAYIFVDFVRTLPIIFLAVLYAFVVIAVARWRGLRALIGLAGAYAVLVAFILPGLVEGKPPLLLAMVGSTVIMIGVLYFAHGFSARTSTALLGTIFGLGITALLAAWATDAANLAGVGSHDAASLVNISDHISISGIILCGLIISGLGVLNDVTITQSSAVWELWELAPETSSRQLFAAAMRIGRDHIASTVYTVAFAYAGAALPVLILVMLYERPLGDALTSAELAEEVIRTLVGSVGLVLAIPVTTLIAVLVVKATGIKSAASRTVGSTAPSGAFALGTAGAPDVVAPAAVVPAVGDARDGGAAPPETRRGRRAAARD, encoded by the coding sequence ATGGGCGCCGGACATGCACACGCTCCCGGAGAACGCGCCGAGCCGACGCTTCAGGCGCTCGCGGCGAGGAAAAAGGCAAACCAGATCCTGGCCGCCGTCCTGATCCCGCTGACCCTGCTGACTCTTGCCGCGATGGCCATGCTGTGGCCCTCCGGCAGCAAAGAGGGCATCACGCTCGCCAGCCCCTACGCCGCCGCGCCCGGCGTCACCTTTGACACCGGAAAGATCCAGCGCGTCGTCACCGGCAGCTGCATGGACGGGGCCGACGCCGGGGGACAGGCCGGTGACCCCGGCCAGGTTCCGGCCGCGGGGGACGGCGCACCCGGGCAGGGCTCCCAGTGCATGTTCGCGTTCACGGAGCCGGACAAGGGCGGCAATCCGGTCAAGGTGGTCATCAACCCGGACGTCGCCAAGTCGCACGGAGTCAAGGTCGGGGACACCATCCGCTACCTGAACCTTTCCAAAGCCCAGGGCGCCTCCGCATCGCAGGGCACCCCCGCGTACATTTTCGTCGACTTCGTCCGGACCCTGCCCATCATCTTCCTGGCCGTGCTGTACGCCTTCGTCGTGATTGCCGTTGCGCGCTGGCGCGGGTTGCGGGCGCTGATCGGGCTGGCCGGCGCGTACGCCGTACTCGTGGCCTTTATCCTGCCCGGACTGGTGGAAGGCAAACCTCCGCTCCTGCTGGCGATGGTGGGCTCCACCGTGATCATGATCGGGGTCCTCTACTTCGCCCACGGTTTTTCCGCCCGGACCTCGACGGCCCTGCTGGGCACCATCTTCGGGCTAGGCATCACTGCCCTGCTGGCCGCGTGGGCCACGGACGCTGCCAACCTGGCCGGGGTGGGCAGCCACGATGCCGCCTCGCTGGTCAACATCTCGGACCACATCTCGATCTCCGGCATCATCCTCTGCGGACTCATCATTTCCGGCCTGGGTGTCCTCAACGACGTCACCATCACACAGTCTTCTGCCGTGTGGGAACTCTGGGAACTGGCCCCGGAAACGTCCTCACGGCAGCTGTTTGCCGCCGCGATGCGGATCGGCCGCGACCACATCGCCTCCACGGTCTACACCGTCGCCTTCGCCTACGCCGGTGCTGCCCTGCCGGTGCTGATCCTCGTGATGCTGTACGAACGTCCCCTCGGCGATGCCCTGACGAGCGCGGAACTCGCCGAGGAAGTGATCCGGACCCTGGTCGGCTCCGTCGGGCTGGTGCTGGCGATTCCGGTCACCACTTTGATCGCGGTGCTGGTAGTCAAGGCAACCGGGATCAAAAGCGCCGCTTCCAGGACCGTGGGTTCGACGGCGCCGTCGGGCGCCTTCGCACTCGGGACCGCCGGGGCTCCCGACGTCGTCGCTCCCGCCGCCGTTGTGCCCGCCGTCGGCGACGCGCGCGACGGCGGCGCAGCGCCCCCGGAAACGCGCCGCGGACGGCGGGCGGCGGCGCGTGACTGA
- the dnaG gene encoding DNA primase produces MAGLIKREDIDEVRQRTDIREVVEGYVTLKVAGLGSYKGLCPFHDERSPSFTVRPQVGRYHCFGCGEDGDVISFVQKLDHTSFSESVEKLAARIGYELRYEDGGSGPNREDIGRRQRLLDAHKVADEFFRAQLLTPGAAEGRNFLHGRGFDRAAAEQFGVGYAPQGWDSLLKHLRGRGYTDAELKLTGMFSEGGRGIYDRFRGRLIWPIRDIAGDTIGFGARKLYEDDQGPKYLNTPETALYKKSQVLYGIDLAKRNIAKDRQLVVVEGYTDVMACHLAGIPTAVATCGTAFGTEHIKIARRLLSDDGSGGEVIFTFDGDAAGQKAALRAFEEDQRFVAQTYVAVEPGGADPCELRQAKGDSAVRDLIGTRRPLFEFAIRAALKRHNLDTVEGRIAALRESAPVVAQIRDAGIRPAYARELAGWLGMPVEEVSRAVGAATKRAAQGPGPSGAAPVQARAQGAGYGAGAGAGAAPGVAPLPPSAVLPSYNRPDPRDPVATMERQALEVALQEPGMLEGETWQRFSEARFSTPAYLAVHQAIRATGLASAGDPVRWVEQLLQEVPEPLRPLVSELAVVPLPASTAEAVQRYCRDILARLFELQITRVKADKMGQLQRLDAAADPEAFQRLNRELMALEVERRSLRSDG; encoded by the coding sequence GTGGCCGGCCTGATCAAGCGTGAAGATATCGACGAGGTGCGCCAGCGCACTGACATCAGGGAAGTCGTTGAAGGCTATGTGACCCTCAAGGTCGCGGGCCTGGGCTCTTACAAGGGTTTGTGCCCGTTCCACGATGAGCGTTCGCCCTCGTTCACGGTCCGCCCCCAAGTGGGCAGGTACCACTGTTTCGGCTGCGGCGAGGATGGCGACGTCATCTCCTTCGTGCAGAAACTGGACCACACCTCCTTCTCCGAGTCCGTGGAAAAGCTGGCTGCCCGGATCGGCTACGAGCTGCGCTACGAGGACGGCGGCTCGGGCCCGAACCGGGAGGACATCGGCCGGCGCCAGCGCCTGCTGGACGCCCATAAGGTCGCTGACGAGTTCTTCCGCGCCCAGCTGCTGACCCCGGGGGCCGCCGAGGGCCGCAACTTCCTCCACGGCCGCGGCTTTGACCGGGCCGCCGCAGAACAATTCGGCGTCGGCTACGCCCCGCAGGGATGGGACTCGCTGCTCAAGCACCTCCGCGGCCGCGGCTATACCGATGCCGAGCTCAAGCTCACGGGGATGTTTTCGGAAGGCGGCCGGGGAATCTACGACCGCTTCCGCGGCCGGCTGATCTGGCCGATCCGGGACATCGCCGGGGACACCATCGGCTTCGGAGCCCGCAAGCTCTACGAGGACGACCAGGGCCCCAAGTACCTCAACACCCCCGAGACCGCGCTCTACAAGAAGTCGCAGGTCCTGTACGGGATCGATCTCGCCAAACGGAACATTGCCAAGGACCGCCAGCTTGTCGTGGTGGAGGGCTACACCGACGTCATGGCCTGCCACCTGGCCGGCATCCCGACCGCGGTGGCAACCTGCGGCACAGCGTTCGGTACAGAGCACATCAAGATCGCCCGGCGGCTGCTGTCCGACGACGGCAGCGGCGGTGAGGTCATCTTCACCTTCGACGGCGATGCTGCCGGGCAAAAGGCGGCCTTGCGGGCCTTCGAAGAGGACCAGCGTTTCGTGGCCCAGACCTACGTAGCGGTGGAACCCGGGGGAGCGGACCCGTGCGAGCTGCGCCAAGCCAAGGGCGATTCCGCCGTCCGGGACCTCATCGGTACCCGGCGCCCCCTGTTTGAGTTTGCCATCCGCGCCGCCCTGAAACGCCACAACCTGGACACTGTCGAGGGGCGGATCGCCGCCCTGCGCGAGTCCGCGCCCGTGGTGGCCCAGATCCGCGACGCCGGCATCCGCCCTGCTTACGCCCGCGAACTGGCCGGCTGGCTGGGCATGCCGGTGGAGGAAGTCAGCCGGGCGGTCGGGGCGGCAACCAAACGTGCCGCGCAGGGCCCTGGGCCCTCCGGTGCAGCGCCGGTGCAGGCCCGGGCACAGGGCGCCGGTTATGGAGCAGGAGCGGGAGCGGGAGCCGCGCCCGGTGTCGCGCCGCTGCCGCCGTCGGCCGTTCTTCCGTCCTACAACCGGCCGGACCCGCGCGACCCCGTGGCCACGATGGAGCGCCAGGCGCTCGAGGTCGCCCTGCAGGAGCCCGGGATGCTGGAAGGCGAGACGTGGCAGCGGTTCTCTGAAGCCCGTTTCTCCACTCCCGCGTACCTGGCCGTCCATCAGGCGATCCGCGCCACCGGACTGGCCTCCGCGGGGGACCCCGTGCGGTGGGTGGAGCAGTTGCTGCAGGAAGTCCCAGAGCCGCTCCGGCCGCTCGTGTCCGAGCTTGCAGTCGTGCCGTTGCCGGCCAGCACAGCGGAAGCCGTACAGCGCTACTGCAGGGACATCCTGGCGCGCCTGTTCGAGCTCCAGATCACCCGGGTCAAGGCCGACAAGATGGGCCAGCTGCAGCGCCTGGACGCGGCCGCGGATCCGGAGGCCTTCCAGCGGCTGAACCGCGAGCTTATGGCGCTTGAAGTGGAGCGCAGGTCGTTGCGCTCCGACGGCTAG
- a CDS encoding short-chain fatty acid transporter: MSHTVLTKSGAEERGLARIAQRMAAWTEKWFPDAYIFALAGVVIIAVAALAIGASPQSIADSFGNGFWDLTAFTLQMAMVVLTGYVVATSPPVAKLIARLALVPSTARTAVSFVALMSMSVSFLNWGLSLIFGGLLARAIARRKDLSVDYRALGAAAFMGLGAVWALGLSSSAAQLQATAASLPPALLKITGILDFGTTIFTWQSLLTLAILMALTTVIAHFSAPQGGAIRTAEDLGVDLDDEPTAAAPRSRPGEWLEYSMILPILAGILTLGWLVSQFLTKPFLSVVSSLNGYLLVFLILGLVLHGTPRNFLQAVTKAVPATAGILVQFPLYAAMAAILTKAPGHGGMTISAHLAEFFADIGGSGAFAVVIALYTAVLGLLVPSGGGKWLVEAPYVMQSATDVQMNLGWTVQIYNIAEALPNLVNPFFMLPLLAVLRLRARDLVGFTFLQFVFHLPVVLLLVWLLGMTFDFVPPVIP, translated from the coding sequence GTGTCACACACAGTCCTGACTAAAAGCGGAGCCGAAGAACGTGGTCTCGCCCGGATAGCCCAACGGATGGCGGCCTGGACCGAAAAGTGGTTCCCGGATGCCTATATCTTCGCCCTGGCCGGCGTCGTCATCATCGCCGTGGCGGCCCTGGCCATCGGCGCCTCACCCCAGTCGATCGCCGACTCCTTCGGCAACGGCTTCTGGGACCTGACCGCCTTCACGCTTCAGATGGCCATGGTGGTGCTCACCGGATACGTCGTGGCGACCTCCCCGCCGGTGGCCAAACTCATCGCCCGGCTGGCCCTCGTCCCGTCCACGGCCCGCACGGCCGTCAGCTTCGTGGCGCTGATGTCCATGTCCGTGTCCTTCCTCAACTGGGGCCTGAGCCTCATCTTCGGCGGCCTGCTGGCCCGTGCCATCGCCCGCCGCAAGGACCTCAGCGTGGACTACCGGGCGCTCGGCGCGGCCGCCTTCATGGGCCTCGGCGCCGTCTGGGCCCTGGGGCTGTCATCCTCCGCCGCGCAGCTTCAGGCCACCGCGGCGTCGTTGCCGCCCGCTTTGCTGAAGATCACCGGCATTCTGGACTTCGGCACCACCATCTTCACGTGGCAATCATTGCTGACCCTTGCCATCCTGATGGCCCTCACTACAGTGATCGCCCACTTCTCCGCACCCCAGGGCGGTGCGATCCGCACCGCCGAGGACCTGGGCGTCGACCTCGACGACGAACCCACCGCGGCGGCGCCCCGCTCCCGCCCCGGTGAGTGGCTCGAATACAGCATGATCCTGCCGATCCTGGCTGGCATCCTGACGCTCGGCTGGCTGGTCTCCCAGTTCCTGACGAAGCCGTTCCTGTCCGTTGTCAGCAGCCTCAACGGCTACCTGCTGGTCTTCCTGATCCTTGGCCTGGTGCTGCACGGAACCCCGCGGAACTTCCTCCAGGCCGTGACCAAGGCCGTCCCGGCAACCGCCGGAATCCTGGTCCAGTTCCCCCTGTACGCCGCGATGGCGGCGATCCTAACCAAGGCCCCCGGCCATGGCGGGATGACGATCTCCGCGCACCTGGCCGAGTTCTTCGCGGACATCGGCGGCAGCGGCGCGTTCGCCGTCGTGATTGCGCTCTACACCGCGGTCCTGGGCCTGCTGGTCCCGTCCGGCGGCGGCAAGTGGCTGGTGGAAGCGCCCTACGTGATGCAGTCCGCCACCGATGTGCAGATGAACCTCGGCTGGACCGTGCAGATCTACAACATTGCCGAGGCCCTCCCGAACCTGGTCAACCCGTTCTTCATGCTGCCCCTGCTCGCGGTGCTGCGGCTCCGGGCCCGGGACCTCGTCGGCTTCACCTTCCTGCAGTTCGTCTTCCACCTGCCGGTGGTGCTGCTGCTGGTCTGGCTGCTGGGAATGACCTTCGACTTCGTCCCCCCGGTTATCCCGTAA
- a CDS encoding deoxyguanosinetriphosphate triphosphohydrolase: MCPVAETRTAAPVLAGYTGRDWARWVEEPAKSTYRSDFERDRARVLHSSALRRLGAKTQVVAPDTDDFVRTRLTHSLEVAQVGRELGRALGCDPDVVDTACLSHDLGHPPFGHNGESALNEVSHGIGGFEGNAQTLRLLTRLEPKVLDADGRPAGLNLTRASLDAAAKYPWSAENAPVIHGQRTSKFGAYEDDLPIFNWIREDAPDRRSCLEAQVMDLADDISYSVHDVEDAIVAGHFQLRWMDNPDHRARVVGYAKQWYLPHNDPAAIDAALARLEATSVWVREADGSRKSMAALKDMTSQLIGRFCQSALETTRAVYGPENLTRYNAELIVPDETVMEIAVMKGLATTFVMTTEHRQPIYERQREVLHALVTALNATGDRHLEPMYAADWRAAENDAGRLRIVIDQVASLTDGSALAMYERLVGSLPSLW, from the coding sequence ATGTGTCCGGTGGCTGAGACACGGACCGCAGCCCCGGTGCTGGCGGGCTACACCGGCCGCGACTGGGCACGCTGGGTGGAGGAGCCGGCCAAGAGCACGTACCGCTCCGACTTCGAACGCGACCGTGCCCGCGTCCTGCATTCCTCGGCGCTGCGCAGGCTCGGTGCAAAGACGCAGGTCGTCGCACCGGACACCGACGACTTCGTCCGCACCCGCCTCACGCACAGCCTCGAAGTGGCACAGGTCGGCAGGGAACTCGGCCGTGCGCTGGGCTGCGACCCCGACGTCGTGGACACCGCGTGCCTCAGCCACGACCTCGGCCACCCGCCCTTCGGCCACAACGGCGAATCCGCGCTGAACGAGGTGTCCCACGGGATCGGCGGCTTCGAGGGCAACGCCCAGACCCTCCGCCTGCTGACCCGCCTGGAACCGAAGGTGCTGGACGCTGACGGCCGCCCGGCCGGGCTGAACCTGACCCGGGCAAGCCTCGACGCGGCCGCCAAGTACCCGTGGTCGGCAGAGAACGCGCCGGTCATCCATGGGCAGCGGACCAGCAAGTTCGGCGCCTACGAGGACGACCTGCCGATTTTCAACTGGATCCGCGAGGATGCCCCGGACCGCCGCTCCTGCCTCGAGGCCCAGGTCATGGACCTTGCGGACGATATCTCCTACTCGGTGCATGACGTCGAGGACGCGATCGTGGCGGGGCACTTCCAGCTGCGCTGGATGGACAACCCGGACCACCGCGCCCGGGTGGTTGGCTACGCCAAGCAGTGGTACCTGCCGCACAATGATCCGGCGGCAATCGACGCGGCCCTGGCCCGCCTGGAAGCCACCAGTGTCTGGGTGCGCGAGGCCGACGGCAGCCGGAAGTCGATGGCTGCCCTCAAGGACATGACCAGCCAGCTCATCGGCCGTTTCTGCCAGAGCGCACTGGAGACCACCCGTGCCGTCTACGGGCCGGAAAACCTCACCCGTTACAACGCCGAACTGATCGTTCCTGATGAAACCGTGATGGAAATCGCCGTGATGAAGGGCCTGGCCACAACTTTCGTGATGACCACGGAACACCGGCAGCCGATCTACGAGCGGCAACGCGAGGTCCTGCACGCGCTCGTCACGGCGCTCAACGCCACCGGGGACCGCCACCTGGAGCCGATGTACGCTGCCGACTGGCGCGCCGCGGAAAACGACGCCGGGCGGTTGCGCATCGTGATTGACCAGGTCGCCTCGCTGACCGACGGCTCGGCGCTTGCCATGTATGAGCGGCTCGTAGGCAGCCTGCCCTCCCTGTGGTGA